In the Ochotona princeps isolate mOchPri1 chromosome 14, mOchPri1.hap1, whole genome shotgun sequence genome, CCAGTCCCGCTCGGTCCTCCTCACCCAGCACCCTTGTGCTCCCCGGGTCCGCGCCGTCCGTCAGTCCACCAGGTCCTCACTGCTCCTTGCTGGCCGGCCCGCCCCCCCACCGCAGCCATGGACGCCATCAAGAAGAAGATGCAGATGCTGAAACTGGACAAGGAGAACGCCATCGACCGCGCCGAGCAGGCCGAGGCCGACAAGAAGCAAGCCGAAGACCGCTGCAAGCAGGTGGGGccgcccctcctcccaccctcggTGGGCTGGGCCCTCTCATCTCACGCTCCATCCCCGCCAAGTGTGAAGGCTGGTGGGCCATCTAGTACCCCCCCAAGCTGGGGAGCCCCAGGCCCCCCAGTTCCACTCTTGCCCAATGACAGGTCCTGCTCCTTGGAGTTGAAAGCTTTCTCTCTCCAAGGCTCCAAGGGCCTCCTCTgctccccttcttcctcttcaGCACCCTCCAGATCTGTCTTAGCACCCCCTCCCACTGAGCCCCCTTGGCAGGCCCAGCTGACCTGAGCCCCCTCTCTcctgcagctggaggaggagcagcaagcCCTCCAGAAGAAGCTGAAAGGGACTGAGGACGAGGTGGAGAAGTACTCCGAGTCGGTGAAGGACGCCCAGGAGAAGCTCGAGCAGGCTGAGAAGAAGGCCACGGACGTGAGTGTGGACTTGGAAGCCCCCACTCCCAGCTGGGGAGAAGCCAGTGGCCTGGCCAGCAGCCCCAAGTGCCCAGCAGGGGAGAAAGGAGCCTAACTCTGtccccaggaccaggccaggatcGGAGGTTTCCTGTCTGGGATTCCCACTAAGACAAAAGTTCCCAAATAACCCCAGACAGCAGGTCATTCCACCCTCCACGGACTTGGCCTTGTGATTCcactcagttccagctcttggtCAGCCAGGGGTGGTCCTGGGGGTAGTCCTGGGGGTGGGCATGTAAGGAGTTGCCATCTGTGTCTGACTGGACATTGGACAGGAGGCCACTACAGCTACATTTGGGGAAGTGTGGGGGTGCATGGGATGTGGGGACAAGGGCTCCAAAGACAGGGACCTGACTCCAGTTACATGCTGAGGGGGCCGTTAGAAATTCCTTGGCCTTGACCTTTGGCTCCTCTATCCTGTTGTGCCCTGGAGGCCCCAGCTCAGGTTCTGAGACTCCTCATTTACCCTCATTAAGCTGTCAGTCTTGGGACCACACCAGGCCACAGGGCCACCTATGCCAAGGCAAGGCACCTTGGCAGGTCCTGCTTACCCTGAAATGTCTCCACCCACCCCACAGTCCCAAGCAGGCTTCTCCAATTTCCTCCACCCCCTCTTCTCCCATAAACAAGGTAGGAGAGGAGCCAAatgaccaggacacagcaggtagTTCCactttgcctcagtttccccagctgcCATCCACCTAGGATAGTTGTAAGATGAGCTTAGTGTTGGGGTGTCCTGGAGTGGGGACTGAGGCAAGCGGAGGGCATGGTCTGATCCTTGCTGCCATCTGAGTTCTCCAGCCCCCGGGGCTGGGATTCTCTGACCTCCAGTGCTGCCTCACCACCAGCCCTGGCACTTGGGAGGGGACTGACCTGCAGCTGCTCGCCAAGATGACCCTGGGCACCTGACACTCTATAAAtaactggggcccagtgcagctggaggcaggactggaaacccaaggagctggctgggggctggaggggagggagaggggacagtgatggagctggggaagcagggctgccctgtCCACCTTCACCCAAAGGTGCTCTTGGACTCGGCTCTTCAGGAACACATTGCCTCTTTCTCTGCTAGAGTCCAACAGGAGCAGGAGAGCCTGTGTTAGAGAGTCACTGCCCCCGACTGGGAAATTGCTCCCCATATAAGAAGTGGCGCTTGTCAGTCCTGGGAAAGAAACCCCAGAACTTCCCACATCTTCTAGAGCCGTGAGCTGCCTGACTGTGATTCATGGAGAGAGTTTTCCTTTTACGGAGCCTTTCTGTGGAGTAGCTCCCAGTGTCTCCTGGAGTCTGTCCTCCCAGCCCCCGGTGCTGTCCTCAGAATCCTTCCACACTGAGTCATCTGGCCCCATGCCATGCTGAGCCCTTGTCCTCTGGGTGGCCGACCTCCAGGTGCCTTCAGCACCTGGGGAACAAGTTACAAAATACTTTCTATATTGGGCCTTGGGTCTCTCTTTGCCCAGTGGTGCTGCCCTCTGTACCCTCTGCCCCTGAGGCTGCCCTGCCCCTCGCCTACACTGATTCTTCCCCAATCTGAAGTCTCGCTGAACCTTTCTGTCTTTGTCGTTGAGGGAGAGACGCAGGTAGCTCCATGTTGATGGCATGTGGGCTGTCTGTAGGCAGTGTGCTTCAAGTGCTTCCTATGACATCATGATTTCCCACACTCGACTTGGCATCAGAATCAGTTGGGagctttaaaaagcaaacaaactcaTGCACCTCCCCCCATTGCCCGTGGGATCTCACTGCAGTGGTCCCAGCTCCCGCCCCCCCTCTCCCCAATCTCCCCAGTGTGGCCTGTGCTGCCGCAATCAGAGCCTCACGAAGGTGGAGTTGCTTAATGATTGGAAGCCTGCATGTGAGCAGCCCTCCCACTACAGAGGATCTGGGATTGTTAATTCCAATTTCCAAAGGAGGAAACTGAGACTTAGAGAGGCTAAAGCTGCTGCCAGAGGTCACACAAGTGTGGAGTGGCCGTGCCATGGCTCAGAGGCAGCAGCCTGGCTTGGAGCTGAGACACTCGCAACCCCTGAGGGGGTTGCCCACTGAGCATTTTCCTGGGGTCCAGCTCGCTCTGCCCTGTCTTTTGTTCTCAGGGAAGTATGAGGTTTTATGGGCCTTTCCAACACCCTGTGTGGTTTTTGCCTCCCTGTGACAAGATCAGAGGCTAGGGACCCATCGCTCACACTGCCCCTGTGCTGCCTTTGCCTGTCTCCTTGGCCCTTGCAAAGGTTTCTTATTGGCCTGGCTTGCCTCGTGGACTTCTGGCGGCTAGTCTGCCTAGAAGCTGGTGACATCCCTGAGCTGCGGTCTGTGATTGGCTATTCTGATCAGTGGTGACGTCTGGTTGGCCCTGATTCTTACCTGGGCCAGGCCCTGATGGCTTGGATCTGGTCCCAGCCCTTCCTTGGAGGGCCCTCACAGGAGACAGAAGGAGCTGTTTGCAGAAAACCCTCGCGAGATTAGCTGTGCATGCTGGCAAGATGAGGGAGGCCCTGTAGCAGGCGAGTGGAGTCTGGCAAGGAATGCAGGTTTGGGGCTGGAGCCCAAAACCCCTGGGCATAAGAGGATGGAGGCCAAATAGGTGGAAGGTCTAGAAGCTGAGAAGCCTTGATCCTTTCTGAGAACACTTTCCCTGGCCTCTGGAACCTCTCTGACCTCACCTAGAACAGACCAAGAATTCTGACCTCTGACTTCCCACCTCTGACCTATAGGCTGAAGCAGATGTGGCCTCTCTGAACCGCCGCATCCAGCTGGTAGAGGAAGAGCTGGACCGGGCACAAGAGCGCCTGGCCACTGCCCTCCAGAAgctggaggaggctgagaaggcagCCGACGAGAGCGAGAGGTGGGCAGGGGGGGCCTGGGAGAGAGGGCCAGCGGGCAGAGGGACTTGTTTCTGCCGGTTCTGGGTCCTGAGCCCTCGCGATGCTCTCCTCACCTCTCAGAGGGATGAAAGTCATCGAGAACAGGGCCATGAAGGATGAGGAGAAGATGGAACTGCAGGAGATGCAGCTGAAGGAGGCCAAACACATCGCCGAGGACTCGGACCGCAAATATGAGGaggtgcctgccctgccctgtctgtcTGCCGCTTGCTGCTGCTCCCCAGCCACACCCCTGCAGAGCCACTGAGTCTCTTCTCTTGCTCCTTGCCAGGTGGCCAGGAAGCTGGTGATCCTGGAAGGAGAGCTGGAGCGCTCAGAAGAGAGAGCTGAGGTGGCCGAGAGGTAAGAACGCCACCCCAGGGTGACCAGCAGCTGGCAATGGCCCCTCTGTACAGTGGGGAGGCAGTTTCCCAGGGCTTAGGGCTGCTGGCGGGGTGGGGATCAGCTCCTGTCCTCTCTGACCCTTGCCTGCCGCCCCCAGTCGAGCCAGGCAGCTGGAGGAGGAACTCCGAACCATGGACCAGGCCCTCAAGTCCCTGATAGCCTCGGAGGAGGAGGTAGTGAGCTCTCCGGGCCTGTCTGGGCAGCTGTGCCTTCTCTCAGCTCACCTCCCCTCCAGCTCTGCAGCTCAGGCCCCTCTCTCTTGCCTGATGGGTCGGGAGGGCCCAGGGCTTGGGGACTCTGCCGACTGTCACTCTCACacctctgctctgctcttctctcctccaccctcccactgcacctgctccacctccactgCCTCACCTCCCTGTGCCTTCACACCCTGCCCcgccacacccctccccacacctgcaGTAAATGTGGGGACCTAGAGGAGGAGCTGAAAATTGTTACCAACAACTTGAAATCCCTGGAAGCCCAAGCCGACAAGGTAGAGGAGGGTAGTGAGGATGGGTTCCTGcaaggggaggaggggcagaTTCACACGGAGCAGCTGAGGGCTGCGTGAAGGAAGCAGG is a window encoding:
- the TPM2 gene encoding tropomyosin beta chain isoform X1 is translated as MDAIKKKMQMLKLDKENAIDRAEQAEADKKQAEDRCKQLEEEQQALQKKLKGTEDEVEKYSESVKDAQEKLEQAEKKATDAEADVASLNRRIQLVEEELDRAQERLATALQKLEEAEKAADESERGMKVIENRAMKDEEKMELQEMQLKEAKHIAEDSDRKYEEVARKLVILEGELERSEERAEVAESRARQLEEELRTMDQALKSLIASEEEYSTKEDKYEEEIKLLEEKLKEAETRAEFAERSVAKLEKTIDDLEETLASAKEENVEIHQTLDQTLLELNNM
- the TPM2 gene encoding tropomyosin beta chain isoform X2; amino-acid sequence: MDAIKKKMQMLKLDKENAIDRAEQAEADKKQAEDRCKQLEEEQQALQKKLKGTEDEVEKYSESVKDAQEKLEQAEKKATDAEADVASLNRRIQLVEEELDRAQERLATALQKLEEAEKAADESERGMKVIENRAMKDEEKMELQEMQLKEAKHIAEDSDRKYEEVARKLVILEGELERSEERAEVAESRARQLEEELRTMDQALKSLIASEEEYSTKEDKYEEEIKLLEEKLKEAETRAEFAERSVAKLEKTIDDLEDEVYAQKMKYKAISEELDNALNDITSL
- the TPM2 gene encoding tropomyosin beta chain isoform X4, which encodes MDAIKKKMQMLKLDKENAIDRAEQAEADKKQAEDRCKQLEEEQQALQKKLKGTEDEVEKYSESVKDAQEKLEQAEKKATDAEADVASLNRRIQLVEEELDRAQERLATALQKLEEAEKAADESERGMKVIENRAMKDEEKMELQEMQLKEAKHIAEDSDRKYEEVARKLVILEGELERSEERAEVAESKCGDLEEELKIVTNNLKSLEAQADKYSTKEDKYEEEIKLLEEKLKEAETRAEFAERSVAKLEKTIDDLEDEVYAQKMKYKAISEELDNALNDITSL
- the TPM2 gene encoding tropomyosin beta chain isoform X3, whose protein sequence is MDAIKKKMQMLKLDKENAIDRAEQAEADKKQAEDRCKQLEEEQQALQKKLKGTEDEVEKYSESVKDAQEKLEQAEKKATDAEADVASLNRRIQLVEEELDRAQERLATALQKLEEAEKAADESERGMKVIENRAMKDEEKMELQEMQLKEAKHIAEDSDRKYEEVARKLVILEGELERSEERAEVAESKCGDLEEELKIVTNNLKSLEAQADKYSTKEDKYEEEIKLLEEKLKEAETRAEFAERSVAKLEKTIDDLEETLASAKEENVEIHQTLDQTLLELNNM